Proteins co-encoded in one Pseudomonas fluorescens genomic window:
- a CDS encoding HDOD domain-containing protein, producing the protein MSELADKVQQDLVEAIDNDDLVLPTLPEVALQIRKAAEDPDISVSDLSKVIGRDTALSARLIKVVNSPLLRATQEVTDLHTAITRLGVNYSSNLAIGLVMEQIFHARSEVVEQKMREVWRKSLEIAGVSYALCRRYTQLKPDQAALGGLVHQIGVLPILTYAEDHYELLSDPVSLNHVIDHIHPLIGDKLLRVWEFPERLVELPGLYQDLKRESPQVDYVDLVQVASLYCHKDTDHPLARIDPLSVPAFRKLGIDIDNKALCEDLEESRSMFY; encoded by the coding sequence ATGAGTGAGCTGGCGGATAAGGTCCAACAGGATTTGGTTGAGGCCATCGATAACGATGACCTGGTTCTGCCAACGTTACCGGAAGTGGCCCTGCAGATTCGCAAGGCCGCCGAAGACCCGGACATCAGCGTCAGCGACCTGAGCAAAGTCATCGGCCGTGACACGGCGCTCTCGGCACGGCTGATCAAAGTGGTCAACAGTCCCTTGCTGCGCGCCACGCAGGAAGTCACCGACCTGCATACTGCGATCACCCGGCTGGGCGTCAACTACAGCAGCAACCTGGCGATCGGTCTGGTGATGGAGCAGATCTTCCACGCACGCTCCGAGGTGGTGGAACAGAAAATGCGCGAAGTCTGGCGCAAGAGCCTGGAGATCGCCGGCGTCAGCTACGCATTGTGCCGCCGCTATACCCAGCTCAAGCCGGATCAGGCTGCATTGGGCGGGCTGGTGCACCAGATCGGCGTGCTGCCGATCCTGACCTACGCCGAAGACCATTACGAACTGCTGTCCGACCCCGTCAGCCTCAATCATGTGATCGATCACATTCATCCGCTGATCGGCGACAAGTTGCTGCGGGTCTGGGAATTCCCGGAGCGCCTCGTGGAGTTGCCGGGGCTGTATCAGGATCTGAAACGCGAATCGCCACAGGTCGATTATGTGGATCTGGTGCAAGTGGCCAGCCTGTATTGCCACAAAGACACCGATCATCCCCTCGCCCGGATCGACCCGCTCAGTGTTCCGGCCTTTCGCAAGCTCGGGATAGACATCGACAACAAGGCGTTGTGCGAAGATCTGGAAGAATCGCGCTCGATGTTCTACTGA
- a CDS encoding response regulator has protein sequence MRVLLVEDHLQLAESVAQALKSTGLTVDVLHDGVAADLALGSEEYAMAILDVGLPRMDGFEVLARLRARGKNLPVLMLTARSDVKDRVHGLNLGADDYLAKPFELTELEARVKALLRRSVLGGERLQRCGVLAYDLETRRFTLGEELLTLTSREQAVLEALIARPGRVMSKEQLASQVFGLDEEASPDAIEIYVHRLRKKLDGHAVAIVTFRGLGYLLESRDA, from the coding sequence ATGCGTGTTCTGCTCGTCGAAGACCATCTGCAACTGGCCGAAAGCGTTGCCCAGGCGCTCAAGAGCACCGGTCTGACCGTGGACGTGTTGCACGATGGCGTGGCTGCCGACCTGGCGCTGGGCAGCGAGGAGTACGCGATGGCGATCCTCGATGTCGGCCTGCCGCGCATGGACGGATTTGAAGTGCTGGCGCGTCTGCGGGCCCGGGGCAAGAACCTGCCGGTGCTGATGCTGACGGCTCGCAGCGACGTCAAGGATCGGGTCCACGGGCTAAATCTTGGGGCTGACGATTATCTGGCCAAACCTTTCGAGCTGACCGAACTCGAGGCTCGGGTCAAAGCCTTGCTGCGCCGCAGTGTGCTGGGCGGCGAACGCCTGCAGCGGTGTGGTGTGCTGGCCTATGACCTGGAGACCCGGCGCTTCACCCTCGGTGAAGAACTGTTAACCCTGACCTCCCGCGAACAGGCGGTGCTCGAAGCGCTGATCGCCCGTCCCGGCCGGGTGATGAGCAAGGAGCAACTGGCTTCGCAAGTGTTCGGTCTCGACGAGGAGGCCAGCCCCGACGCCATCGAAATCTACGTGCACCGCCTGCGCAAGAAGCTCGACGGTCATGCAGTGGCCATCGTGACTTTCCGGGGCCTGGGTTATCTGCTGGAAAGCCGCGATGCATAA
- a CDS encoding YgfZ/GcvT domain-containing protein, giving the protein MADSAFFCTLSHEGVLAVRGADAGKFLQGQLTCNINYLSDERASLGARCTQKGRMQSSFRIVLEGDGVLLAMAGELLEPQLADLKKYAVFSKSKLTDESESWARFGLEHGDAALSSLGLELSADTDSVVRHEGLIAIRVSPDRAELWAPADQADAIKGKLSAQLTEAELNQWLLGQIRAGIGQVMPGTRELFIPQMLNLQAVGGVSFKKGCYTGQEIVARMQYLGKLKRRLYRVQLDASELPEPGTPLFAPSHGSSIGEVVLAARAEKNIELLAVLQAEAAEAGDLHLGTVEGPALHLLDLPYELDRDREIQR; this is encoded by the coding sequence TCATGAAGGCGTTCTCGCGGTTCGCGGCGCGGACGCCGGCAAATTCCTGCAAGGCCAGTTGACCTGCAATATCAATTACCTGAGTGATGAGCGGGCCAGCCTTGGTGCCCGCTGCACGCAGAAAGGCCGGATGCAGTCGAGTTTCCGCATCGTGCTTGAAGGCGACGGCGTGCTGCTGGCCATGGCCGGCGAGCTGCTGGAGCCACAACTGGCGGACCTGAAAAAGTACGCGGTGTTCTCCAAATCGAAACTGACCGACGAAAGCGAGTCATGGGCGCGCTTCGGTCTGGAGCATGGGGATGCAGCCCTGAGCAGCCTGGGTCTGGAACTGTCGGCGGACACCGACAGCGTGGTTCGCCACGAAGGGTTGATCGCGATTCGCGTCTCCCCCGACCGTGCCGAACTCTGGGCGCCAGCCGATCAGGCCGACGCCATCAAAGGCAAGCTGTCTGCGCAATTGACCGAAGCCGAACTCAATCAATGGCTGCTGGGCCAGATCCGTGCCGGTATCGGCCAGGTCATGCCGGGCACCCGCGAACTGTTCATTCCGCAGATGCTCAATCTGCAAGCGGTCGGCGGCGTGAGCTTCAAGAAAGGTTGCTACACCGGGCAAGAGATCGTCGCGCGCATGCAGTACCTGGGCAAGCTCAAGCGTCGCCTGTACCGCGTGCAACTGGACGCCAGCGAGTTGCCGGAGCCCGGCACCCCGCTGTTCGCTCCGAGCCACGGCAGTTCCATCGGCGAAGTGGTGCTGGCCGCCCGCGCCGAAAAGAATATTGAACTGCTGGCCGTGTTGCAGGCCGAAGCTGCCGAAGCGGGCGATTTGCATCTGGGTACGGTCGAAGGGCCGGCGCTGCACTTGCTCGACCTGCCTTACGAACTGGATCGCGACCGCGAAATCCAGCGTTGA
- a CDS encoding sensor histidine kinase, which produces MHKPSSLRWRLLWNLALLLVVLMLASGLSAYWNGREAADTAYDRTLLASARTIAAGLSQRDGSLSADVPYVALDTFAYDSAGRIYYQVNDIHQKLISGYENLPGPPPGTPRTDSYPALARFYNATYQGQNVRVVSLLKAVTEPNMNGMAEIRVAETDEARVSMARSLAADTLLRLGMLAIGALLLVWFAVSAALRPIERLRTAVEERQPDDLRPLPLVEVQHELWPLVRALNHFTERLRGQFERQAQFIADAAHELRTPLAALKARLELGLRSGEPQIWRETLESSAQSTDRLTHLANQLLSLARVENGARAIAEGGAQLLDLSQLARELGMAMAPLAHARGVALALEADEPVWLRGEPTLLNELLSNLVDNALAHTPSGGNVILRVLSPAVLEVEDDGPGIPQDERDRVFERFYRRNQQVAGSGLGLAIVGEICRAHLAQITLHDGEPVGLKVRVSFIAG; this is translated from the coding sequence ATGCATAAGCCCAGCAGCCTGCGCTGGCGGTTACTGTGGAACCTCGCGCTGTTGTTGGTGGTATTGATGCTGGCCAGCGGATTGAGCGCTTACTGGAACGGTCGCGAAGCCGCCGACACCGCTTACGACCGCACACTTCTGGCGTCGGCGCGGACTATCGCCGCCGGCCTTTCGCAGCGGGACGGCAGTCTCAGTGCCGACGTGCCTTATGTGGCCCTCGACACCTTCGCCTACGACAGCGCCGGGCGCATCTATTACCAGGTCAACGACATCCATCAGAAGTTGATTTCCGGTTACGAAAACCTGCCCGGCCCGCCGCCGGGAACGCCGAGAACCGACAGCTATCCGGCGCTCGCGCGTTTTTACAACGCCACCTATCAGGGCCAGAACGTGCGTGTGGTCAGCCTGTTGAAAGCGGTGACCGAACCGAACATGAACGGCATGGCGGAAATCCGTGTCGCCGAAACCGACGAAGCGCGTGTCAGCATGGCCCGCAGTCTGGCGGCCGATACCTTGTTGCGGCTGGGCATGCTGGCAATTGGCGCATTGTTGCTGGTGTGGTTTGCGGTCAGCGCGGCATTGCGACCGATCGAGCGTTTGCGCACGGCGGTCGAGGAGCGTCAGCCCGACGATCTGCGGCCCTTGCCGCTGGTGGAGGTGCAGCACGAATTGTGGCCGCTGGTGCGGGCGCTCAATCACTTTACCGAACGCTTGCGCGGGCAGTTCGAACGACAGGCGCAATTCATCGCCGATGCCGCCCACGAACTGCGCACGCCGCTGGCAGCGCTCAAGGCCCGTCTTGAATTGGGGCTTCGTTCCGGCGAGCCGCAAATCTGGCGCGAGACACTGGAATCTTCGGCACAAAGCACCGATCGACTGACCCATCTGGCCAATCAGTTGCTGTCGCTGGCGCGGGTGGAAAACGGTGCCCGGGCGATTGCCGAGGGCGGCGCGCAGTTGCTGGATCTGAGCCAGTTGGCCCGGGAACTGGGCATGGCCATGGCGCCTCTGGCTCACGCGCGCGGTGTGGCTTTGGCGCTGGAAGCGGACGAGCCAGTCTGGCTGCGCGGCGAGCCGACGTTGCTCAACGAACTGCTGAGCAATCTGGTGGACAACGCTCTGGCGCACACGCCATCGGGCGGCAACGTGATCTTGCGGGTGCTGTCGCCGGCCGTGCTTGAAGTCGAAGACGACGGCCCGGGCATTCCTCAGGATGAGCGTGACCGGGTATTCGAGCGCTTCTACCGGCGCAACCAGCAGGTTGCCGGTTCCGGGCTGGGTCTGGCGATCGTCGGGGAGATCTGTCGCGCCCATCTGGCGCAGATTACCCTGCACGATGGTGAGCCCGTGGGGTTGAAGGTGCGGGTGAGTTTTATCGCAGGCTGA